CGTGCCGCCGACGGCATGCACGCCAAAGGTATCTAGCGAATCGTCATATTTAAACTTGCTCTTGAGCTTGCTGCACGCAAGGAAAGTGGCCACCCCTGCCGTCAATCCAATCACAACGGCGGCAGTGGCGCTGACGAACCCGGCACCGGGGGTGATGGTGGCCAGCCCGGCCACCGCGCCCGAGCAGAAACCCAGGACGCTGGGTTTGCCCCGGGTGGCATATTCGATCGCGGCCCAGGCCACACACCCAACCGCCGCTGCCAGCGTGGTGTTGACGAAGGCATGGGAGGCCACGGAATCAGCGGCCAGGGCGCTGCCGGCATTGAACCCATACCAGCCCACCCATAACATGCCGGTGCCGACCATGCATAATGTCATGCTGTGTGGAGGCATTATCTCGCGGCCATGGCCCAGCCGTTTACCCATCAGGATGCAGAGCACCAGCGCGGACCATCCCGAGGTCATGTGGACCACGATGCCGCCGGCAAAATCAATCGCCTTGATTTTGGCGTCATTGTTGGCCAGCCCGTTCATCCATCCGTCCACGCCCCAGATCATGTGCGCGACCGGGAAATAGACGACGAACATCCATAAGACCGAAAAAAGTATCACGGCGGAAAATTTCATGCGTTCCG
The DNA window shown above is from Verrucomicrobiota bacterium and carries:
- a CDS encoding ammonium transporter, with protein sequence MMFAIITPALIVGAIAERMKFSAVILFSVLWMFVVYFPVAHMIWGVDGWMNGLANNDAKIKAIDFAGGIVVHMTSGWSALVLCILMGKRLGHGREIMPPHSMTLCMVGTGMLWVGWYGFNAGSALAADSVASHAFVNTTLAAAVGCVAWAAIEYATRGKPSVLGFCSGAVAGLATITPGAGFVSATAAVVIGLTAGVATFLACSKLKSKFKYDDSLDTFGVHAVGGTIGTVLAGVFATVRTNPNLGADRIKGLVGGTLWLEQVKAGLVVLVWSVLATIAIAWIVGKVLGGVRVSEDVETLGLDLAEHGEEAYTE